DNA sequence from the Deinococcota bacterium genome:
TGGCTGGAGGAGGCTGAAAGGCGGCTGGACTTGGTCGAGCGGGGCAAGATGCGGATTATCTCGGGCGAGGAGGCCCGGCAGCGTGTCCGCAAAGCCGTACCGTGAGGCTTACAGTGAAGCCGCTCTGGAGGAAGTTCTTGAAATCGAAGCCTATCTGGAGGCACAACGTTCAGGTCTCGGGGCAACTTTCCGCAGCGAGCTAAACGCCGTCGTCGATTTACTGCTCGAGTTCCCCGAGGCCGCTCCTGCCATCAGTCCGAAGGGCGTTCGTCGCCGCCTGCT
Encoded proteins:
- a CDS encoding type II toxin-antitoxin system RelE/ParE family toxin; protein product: MSAKPYREAYSEAALEEVLEIEAYLEAQRSGLGATFRSELNAVVDLLLEFPEAAPAISPKGVRRRLLHRFPYAVLYVLTGDLLLILAVAHTSRAPNYW